Within Novipirellula caenicola, the genomic segment TTACCGCGTCGCGATCAGCGACAACCGAATCGTGTCGTGCACCGAAGACTCCGTCACTTATCGCTACACGCCTTCGGGCACAAAGCAATGCAAGCGGCGGACGGTCAGCGGTCTTGATTTCACGGTGGGGTTCTTGCAGCACGTGCTGCCGCGCGGCTTTCAGAAAGTTCGCTACTACGGCTGGATGAGCCCCAACCATCGGATCCGTATCGAGGAAGTCCGCTGGATGGTCTGGTTGTTCTTGGGCTGGACGTTCACGCTGGCAATGTTAGCTCGTAAGAAAAGTCACTCTCCTCCAGCGAGCCGCTGCACGGACTGCGGTGGTCCGTTGTCGGTCATCAAGATCACTGATCGAAACCACCGGGTGATCTATAGTCGCGGACCACCGCTGGAAAAGGCGAGCTAAACGATGCAGCTTACGATCGTTCGAA encodes:
- a CDS encoding IS91 family transposase is translated as WGRDPMVYHPHVHFVVPGGGVNETEGCWQATAENFFMHHGTACRVYKEKFKTRLEELELLDQVDPKVWRKKWNVDIKPVGNGQAVLKYLAPYVYRVAISDNRIVSCTEDSVTYRYTPSGTKQCKRRTVSGLDFTVGFLQHVLPRGFQKVRYYGWMSPNHRIRIEEVRWMVWLFLGWTFTLAMLARKKSHSPPASRCTDCGGPLSVIKITDRNHRVIYSRGPPLEKAS